From the genome of Egicoccus sp. AB-alg6-2, one region includes:
- a CDS encoding betaine/proline/choline family ABC transporter ATP-binding protein (Members of the family are the ATP-binding subunit of ABC transporters for substrates such as betaine, L-proline or other amino acids, choline, carnitine, etc. The substrate specificity is best determined from the substrate-binding subunit, rather than this subunit, as it interacts with the permease subunit and not with substrate directly.) has protein sequence MTDAMIQLRELTKRYPGSADAAVDRLTLDIPKGEIVVFVGPSGCGKTTSLKMINRIIEPTSGHILLDGEDVTDGDPNRLRRRIGYVIQQVGLFPHQTIADNVATVPGLLGWDRDRIRARVDELLDVVGLDPDEYRDRYPKELSGGQRQRVGVARALAADPPVLLMDEPFGAIDPITRTRLQNEFLRLQDELQKTIVFVTHDIDEAIKMGDRIAILREQSHIAQFATPEEILTNPADDFVEDFVGSGATLKRLKLSRVRDVEWLTDCPTGTVDETREVLRQRLDASDWTALLVLDERGRPLRWLRAPDFRHERPVRELGLPARAMVEPHATLSDALEEMLLGSAGVAIVVDGRGAFQGIVDVDALIATMQAMRDANAEFYRAAKLIDPAAAVTP, from the coding sequence GTGACTGACGCCATGATCCAGCTCCGCGAGCTGACCAAGCGCTACCCCGGATCCGCCGACGCGGCCGTCGATCGCCTGACGCTCGACATCCCCAAGGGCGAGATCGTCGTCTTCGTCGGGCCGTCCGGCTGCGGCAAGACCACCAGTCTCAAGATGATCAACCGCATCATCGAGCCGACCTCGGGGCACATCCTGCTCGACGGCGAGGACGTCACCGACGGCGACCCCAACCGGCTCCGCCGCCGGATCGGTTACGTGATCCAGCAGGTCGGGTTGTTTCCGCACCAGACCATCGCCGACAACGTCGCCACCGTCCCCGGTCTGCTCGGCTGGGACCGCGACCGCATCCGCGCGCGGGTCGACGAACTGCTCGACGTGGTCGGACTCGACCCCGACGAGTACCGGGACCGCTACCCGAAGGAGCTTTCCGGCGGGCAGCGCCAACGGGTCGGCGTGGCACGCGCCCTGGCCGCCGACCCACCGGTGTTGCTGATGGACGAGCCCTTCGGCGCCATCGACCCGATCACCCGCACCCGGCTGCAGAACGAGTTCCTCCGACTGCAGGACGAACTGCAGAAGACGATCGTCTTCGTCACCCACGACATCGACGAGGCGATCAAGATGGGTGACCGGATCGCCATCCTGCGTGAACAGTCCCACATCGCCCAGTTCGCCACGCCCGAGGAGATCCTGACCAACCCCGCCGACGACTTCGTCGAGGACTTCGTCGGCTCCGGCGCGACCCTCAAGCGGCTCAAGCTGTCGCGGGTCCGCGACGTCGAGTGGTTGACCGACTGCCCGACCGGGACCGTCGACGAAACGCGCGAGGTCCTGCGCCAGCGCCTCGACGCCTCCGACTGGACCGCGCTGCTCGTCCTCGACGAGCGGGGTCGGCCGCTGCGGTGGCTGCGCGCCCCCGACTTCCGCCACGAACGACCGGTGCGCGAGCTCGGCCTGCCGGCCCGCGCCATGGTCGAGCCGCACGCGACGCTCTCGGACGCGCTCGAGGAGATGTTGCTCGGCTCGGCCGGCGTCGCCATCGTCGTCGACGGGCGCGGCGCCTTCCAGGGCATCGTCGACGTCGACGCACTGATCGCGACCATGCAGGCCATGCGTGACGCAAACGCCGAGTTCTACCGGGCGGCCAAGCTGATCGATCCCGCGGCCGCGGTGACGCCATGA
- a CDS encoding ABC transporter permease, which yields MSTTLDTAPEPTRDAVVRDPTARTRVGAFLHWFGIPLLCAVLLVGLYVWVQGQELDSITARRLTQDILTTQLVRHLQLTVLSTALVLLLAVPLGIVATRPSTRRLAPAIIGLGNAGQAIPSLGLLALLFVAFRYLPFLPTTGMVPVVAALVGYSFLPILRNTMVGLEQVDGSVLEAGRGMGMSDLGILRRIELPLAVPVILAGVRTALILNVGTATLAFLIGGGGLGETIFQGFQLRRTAILVTGSVLVAVLALLVDYLAGLVEEKLTPRGL from the coding sequence ATGAGTACCACCCTCGACACCGCACCGGAGCCGACCCGGGATGCGGTCGTTCGGGACCCCACAGCGCGGACCCGCGTCGGCGCGTTCCTGCACTGGTTCGGGATCCCGCTGCTGTGCGCGGTGCTGCTCGTCGGGCTGTACGTGTGGGTGCAGGGCCAGGAACTCGACTCGATCACCGCACGACGACTCACCCAGGACATCCTGACCACCCAGCTGGTCCGGCACCTGCAGCTGACCGTGCTGTCCACCGCACTCGTGCTTCTGCTGGCCGTGCCCCTGGGCATCGTCGCGACCCGCCCGTCGACGCGGCGGTTGGCGCCGGCCATCATCGGCCTCGGCAACGCCGGACAGGCCATCCCGTCGCTCGGCCTGCTCGCGCTGCTGTTCGTCGCCTTCCGTTACCTGCCGTTCCTGCCGACGACGGGCATGGTGCCGGTCGTCGCGGCCCTGGTCGGCTACTCGTTCCTGCCGATCCTGCGCAACACCATGGTGGGGCTGGAGCAGGTCGACGGCAGCGTGCTCGAAGCAGGCCGCGGCATGGGCATGTCGGACCTCGGCATCCTGCGCCGGATCGAGCTGCCCCTGGCCGTTCCGGTGATCCTCGCCGGGGTGCGTACGGCACTCATCCTCAACGTCGGCACCGCCACGCTCGCGTTCCTGATCGGCGGCGGTGGGCTCGGCGAGACCATCTTCCAGGGCTTCCAGCTGCGTCGGACCGCGATCCTCGTGACCGGTTCGGTGCTGGTGGCGGTCCTCGCCCTGCTCGTGGACTACCTCGCGGGCCTGGTCGAGGAGAAGCTCACGCCGCGCGGGCTGTAG
- a CDS encoding glycine betaine ABC transporter substrate-binding protein, whose amino-acid sequence MLHARHLRLTGGLAAAALLAAACGGDQLEGDDSAATSDGDGAATTVEAGTESLDGAEITVGSKDFDEQLVLGHISRLLLEDAGASVTDQINLGGTDASRGALESGEIDHYWEYTGTAWISFFGETDPIPDREEQYEAVRERDAEERGLYWLDPSPFNNTYGIAYQADAADDLGNITSISQLGDLIESDPDLVSLCVETEFNARDDGLPGMEAHYGFDVPDDNVTVLDTGIVYSATADRDPCNFGEVFTTDGRVAALDLVVLEDDEAFFPLYNVSPVFVESVYEQYGQTLAELYAPVTAALDDETMASLNARVSAENERPEAVAESWLTENGFIG is encoded by the coding sequence TTGCTGCATGCACGACATCTCCGACTGACCGGCGGGCTCGCCGCCGCCGCGCTGCTGGCCGCCGCCTGTGGTGGCGACCAACTCGAGGGCGACGACAGCGCCGCGACCAGCGACGGCGACGGCGCGGCCACCACGGTCGAGGCGGGCACCGAGTCGCTCGACGGCGCCGAGATCACCGTGGGCTCCAAGGACTTCGACGAGCAACTCGTGCTGGGCCACATCTCCCGGCTGCTGCTCGAGGACGCCGGTGCCAGCGTCACCGACCAGATCAACCTCGGCGGCACCGACGCGTCCCGCGGGGCGCTCGAGTCCGGCGAGATCGACCACTACTGGGAGTACACCGGCACGGCCTGGATCTCGTTCTTCGGCGAGACCGACCCGATCCCGGACCGCGAGGAGCAGTACGAGGCGGTGCGCGAGCGCGACGCCGAGGAGCGCGGGCTGTACTGGCTCGACCCCTCACCGTTCAACAACACCTACGGCATCGCCTACCAGGCCGACGCCGCCGACGACCTCGGCAACATCACCTCCATCTCGCAGCTCGGTGACCTGATCGAGTCGGACCCCGACCTCGTGTCGCTGTGCGTAGAGACCGAGTTCAACGCCCGTGACGACGGTCTGCCCGGCATGGAGGCCCACTACGGGTTCGACGTGCCCGACGACAACGTGACCGTGCTCGACACCGGCATCGTGTACTCGGCCACCGCCGACCGTGACCCGTGCAACTTCGGCGAGGTGTTCACCACCGACGGGCGTGTCGCCGCCCTCGACCTGGTGGTCCTCGAGGACGACGAGGCGTTCTTCCCGCTCTACAACGTCTCGCCGGTGTTCGTCGAGTCCGTCTACGAGCAGTACGGGCAGACGCTGGCCGAGCTGTACGCCCCGGTGACGGCCGCGCTCGACGACGAGACCATGGCGTCGCTCAACGCCCGGGTGTCCGCGGAGAACGAGCGGCCCGAAGCGGTCGCCGAGAGCTGGCTGACCGAGAACGGCTTCATCGGCTGA
- a CDS encoding phosphotransferase: protein MPVHPHSAVVPAALPRRVLAAFGLDADAPRRHLGSVWLYDGAVLKPVDHGPEAAWCADVLEAIEVEDVRLPRPLRTPAGEAVVAGWCGWERLTGEPAPERWQDVLAVADRLYGALAHLERPGWLETKDDPWRRADRHAWGEAPLTSHPSPRTHPLQALLNRVDDLRPPAPERSPAQVVHLDLLGNVLFADGAAPAVIDPTFYWRPAGYAAAVVAVDAAAWTEAGTAPLEHLADRGHLDLLVRAARFRIARDVLEPDAEPARLAGHRRVVDWLADRCGHRPSMRPPSAVGGTGRSQRLHSDEVAIDTALAQRLVAAQHPGFAGEPLLPLATQGTDNVVFRLGERWSVRLPRKEAAVPGLLAELEWLPRLAPELPLPVPVPVAAGAPSADYPFPWAVCRWIDGTTPAEHADLDPADTATRLGRFVRDLQRIDTTGAPVADERTQRGGSLRASDGVTREALAQVVALIASGRLEPDLFDPAQALELWQAAVGAPAWTGAGVWLHRDLHLANLLAERGRLRGVVDFGGLVVGDPAGNAMAAWHVLPPQHRARFLTVVGADAATQLRARGWVLSQGLLALPYYLDTHAGMVRMARRAITAAVDTTVACPP from the coding sequence ATGCCCGTTCACCCGCACTCCGCCGTCGTGCCAGCCGCTCTCCCCCGCCGCGTGCTCGCGGCCTTCGGCCTCGACGCCGACGCCCCCCGCCGGCACCTCGGCTCCGTGTGGCTCTACGACGGCGCGGTGCTCAAGCCCGTGGACCACGGGCCCGAGGCGGCCTGGTGTGCCGACGTCCTCGAGGCGATCGAGGTCGAGGACGTACGACTCCCCCGGCCGCTGCGCACCCCGGCCGGCGAGGCGGTCGTCGCCGGGTGGTGCGGCTGGGAGCGCCTCACGGGCGAACCCGCCCCCGAGCGTTGGCAGGACGTGCTGGCCGTCGCCGACCGCCTGTACGGCGCGCTCGCCCACCTGGAACGGCCGGGTTGGCTCGAGACGAAGGACGACCCGTGGCGCCGGGCGGACCGCCACGCCTGGGGCGAGGCGCCGCTGACGAGCCACCCGTCCCCGCGCACGCATCCATTGCAGGCCCTGCTGAACCGGGTCGACGACCTCCGCCCGCCGGCGCCCGAACGGTCGCCGGCGCAGGTCGTGCACCTCGACCTGCTCGGCAACGTCCTGTTCGCCGACGGGGCCGCACCCGCCGTGATCGACCCGACGTTCTACTGGCGTCCCGCCGGCTACGCGGCAGCCGTCGTCGCCGTGGACGCCGCGGCGTGGACGGAGGCCGGCACCGCACCGCTGGAGCATCTCGCCGACCGTGGCCACCTCGACCTGCTGGTGCGCGCCGCTCGGTTCCGGATCGCCCGCGACGTCCTCGAACCGGATGCCGAACCAGCCAGGCTCGCCGGTCACCGCCGGGTGGTCGACTGGCTCGCGGACCGCTGCGGACACCGCCCCTCGATGCGTCCGCCTTCCGCCGTCGGAGGCACCGGACGGTCGCAACGGCTGCACTCCGACGAGGTCGCGATCGACACGGCGCTGGCGCAGCGGCTGGTGGCGGCACAGCATCCCGGATTCGCAGGCGAGCCACTCCTGCCGCTCGCCACCCAGGGCACCGACAACGTCGTCTTCCGCCTCGGCGAGCGGTGGTCCGTCCGTCTCCCACGCAAGGAAGCCGCCGTCCCGGGACTGCTGGCCGAACTCGAGTGGCTCCCGAGGTTGGCGCCCGAACTGCCCCTCCCGGTCCCCGTGCCCGTCGCGGCCGGCGCACCGTCGGCCGACTACCCCTTCCCGTGGGCGGTCTGCCGCTGGATCGACGGCACGACACCGGCCGAACACGCTGACCTCGACCCGGCCGACACGGCAACCCGGCTGGGACGGTTCGTGCGCGACCTCCAGCGCATCGACACCACCGGCGCTCCCGTGGCCGACGAGCGGACCCAGCGAGGGGGCTCCCTGCGCGCGTCCGACGGCGTCACCCGTGAGGCGCTCGCTCAGGTCGTCGCCCTGATCGCATCCGGCCGCCTCGAACCGGACCTGTTCGACCCGGCGCAGGCGCTGGAGCTCTGGCAGGCGGCGGTCGGGGCACCGGCCTGGACCGGTGCCGGGGTGTGGCTGCACCGTGATCTGCACCTCGCGAACCTGCTCGCCGAGCGCGGTCGTCTGCGTGGCGTCGTGGATTTCGGTGGCTTGGTGGTCGGCGACCCCGCAGGCAACGCCATGGCCGCCTGGCACGTGCTGCCCCCGCAGCATCGCGCTCGCTTCCTCACCGTCGTCGGCGCCGACGCGGCGACGCAACTGCGTGCCCGTGGGTGGGTGCTGTCGCAGGGACTGTTGGCGTTGCCGTACTACCTCGACACCCACGCCGGCATGGTGCGGATGGCGCGACGCGCCATCACGGCCGCAGTCGACACCACGGTCGCCTGCCCGCCGTGA
- the trpA gene encoding tryptophan synthase subunit alpha: MTGTTAAPVAGAQRIQAAFDRAREQDRAALIVYLTSCFPDPATSRACFEAAVEAGADILEIGVPFSDPMMDGPIIQAANQQVLDAGTRVADHLELIRSLDHLDVPKLVMTYVTIADTRGYAAFADECAAAGLSGVILPDLPVPEADAWRREADRAGLATVFLASSVSTDERLDAIGAASRGWVYAVGLLGVTGVKGVSQDVTRDLVARLRPRTSLPIAVGIGVKDRDSAAQVAAYADGVIVGSSVVEAAAGGDPAGAPERVATLVRELRAGVERG; encoded by the coding sequence ATGACCGGGACCACCGCCGCACCCGTCGCCGGGGCGCAGCGGATCCAAGCCGCGTTCGACCGCGCCCGGGAGCAGGACCGCGCCGCGCTGATCGTGTACCTGACCTCGTGCTTCCCCGACCCTGCGACCTCGAGGGCCTGCTTCGAGGCCGCCGTCGAGGCCGGTGCGGACATCCTCGAGATCGGGGTGCCGTTCAGCGACCCGATGATGGACGGGCCGATCATCCAGGCCGCCAACCAGCAGGTCCTCGACGCCGGGACCCGGGTCGCCGACCACCTCGAGTTGATCCGTTCGCTGGACCACCTCGACGTCCCGAAGCTGGTCATGACCTACGTGACCATCGCCGACACGCGCGGCTACGCGGCCTTCGCGGACGAGTGCGCCGCGGCCGGCCTGTCCGGGGTGATCCTGCCCGACCTGCCGGTGCCCGAGGCAGACGCCTGGCGGCGCGAGGCCGACCGCGCCGGCCTGGCTACGGTCTTCCTCGCCTCGTCGGTGTCGACCGACGAGCGCCTCGACGCCATCGGCGCCGCGTCACGCGGGTGGGTGTACGCGGTCGGCCTGCTCGGCGTCACCGGCGTGAAGGGCGTGTCGCAGGACGTCACGCGCGACCTCGTCGCCCGGTTGCGGCCCCGGACGTCGCTGCCGATCGCCGTCGGCATCGGCGTGAAGGACCGCGACTCGGCGGCCCAGGTCGCCGCCTACGCCGACGGCGTCATCGTGGGGTCCTCGGTCGTCGAGGCGGCGGCAGGCGGCGATCCCGCCGGCGCCCCGGAGCGGGTCGCCACCCTCGTCCGCGAGCTGCGCGCCGGCGTCGAACGCGGCTGA
- the trpB gene encoding tryptophan synthase subunit beta: protein MTASQPSTDPAAAVREGYFGAFGGQFVPESLSDALTRLVDAWADAQADPSFGEELDALRRDYGGRPTPLYRAGRLSEAAGVEVWLKREDLAHTGSHKLNNVVGQALLARRMGKPRVIAETGAGQHGVATATAAALFGLRCTVYMGAEDCRRQRLNVVRMQLLGAEVVPVESGTRTLKDAINEAMRDWVTNVDDTHYLIGSAMGPHPFPTIVRELQKVISVEDKEQFAAQAGGVPDAVIACVGGGSNAIGSFAEWIEVEGVRLIGVEAAGEGVGSGRSAATISEGREAVLHGSRSIVLVDDDGQVRPAHSVSAGLDYPGVGPEHAWLASTGRGQYVAATDEDALEGFRRTCELEGIIPALEPAHAVGWLLRHGRTELGHGARVILTMSGRGDKDVDEVVEVAGWDLGVAKAFGASGGDRAPGGVAGSDVPPVSDATPEVSS from the coding sequence ATGACCGCATCCCAGCCCAGCACCGATCCGGCCGCGGCCGTCCGCGAGGGCTACTTCGGCGCCTTCGGCGGCCAGTTCGTGCCGGAGTCCCTCTCCGACGCCCTCACCCGGCTCGTCGACGCCTGGGCCGACGCCCAGGCCGACCCGTCGTTCGGCGAGGAACTGGACGCGCTCCGCCGGGACTACGGCGGCCGGCCGACCCCGCTGTACCGCGCCGGCCGCCTGTCCGAGGCCGCCGGTGTCGAGGTGTGGCTCAAGCGCGAGGACCTCGCCCACACGGGCTCGCACAAGCTCAACAACGTGGTCGGCCAGGCGCTGCTGGCCAGGCGCATGGGCAAGCCGCGCGTCATCGCCGAGACGGGGGCCGGCCAGCACGGCGTCGCGACCGCGACCGCCGCCGCCCTGTTCGGCCTGCGGTGCACGGTCTACATGGGCGCCGAGGACTGCCGCCGTCAGCGGCTGAACGTGGTCCGCATGCAGTTGCTCGGCGCGGAGGTGGTACCGGTCGAGTCCGGCACCCGCACGCTCAAGGACGCGATCAACGAGGCCATGCGCGACTGGGTCACCAACGTCGACGACACCCACTACCTCATCGGTTCGGCGATGGGGCCCCACCCCTTCCCGACGATCGTGCGCGAACTGCAGAAGGTGATCTCGGTCGAGGACAAGGAGCAGTTCGCCGCCCAGGCCGGTGGCGTCCCCGACGCCGTGATCGCCTGTGTCGGCGGCGGTTCCAACGCCATCGGGTCCTTCGCCGAGTGGATCGAGGTGGAGGGCGTGCGCCTGATCGGCGTCGAAGCCGCCGGCGAGGGGGTCGGCAGCGGCCGTTCGGCGGCCACCATCAGCGAGGGACGCGAGGCCGTCCTCCACGGCTCGCGATCCATCGTGCTGGTCGACGACGACGGGCAGGTCAGGCCGGCGCACTCGGTGTCCGCCGGCCTGGACTATCCCGGGGTCGGTCCCGAGCACGCCTGGCTCGCCTCCACCGGGCGGGGCCAGTACGTCGCCGCCACCGACGAGGACGCGCTCGAGGGCTTCCGGCGGACCTGCGAACTCGAGGGCATCATCCCGGCGCTCGAGCCGGCCCACGCGGTCGGCTGGTTGCTGCGTCACGGCCGGACCGAACTGGGGCACGGGGCCCGGGTGATCCTGACGATGTCGGGACGCGGTGACAAGGACGTCGACGAGGTCGTCGAGGTGGCCGGCTGGGACCTCGGGGTCGCGAAAGCGTTCGGCGCGTCGGGCGGCGACCGTGCGCCCGGTGGCGTCGCGGGCAGCGACGTCCCACCGGTGTCCGATGCGACCCCGGAGGTGTCGTCATGA
- the trpC gene encoding indole-3-glycerol phosphate synthase TrpC encodes MTTYLDGLLAGARRRVDEARAREPLEALRERAREAPRGPAFREALAGSGVSVIAEVKRASPSKGTIAADLNAPTQAAAYVAGGAAAVSVLTEPDQFAGNLLDLADVAALGVPALRKDFLVDPYQVWEARAAGAAAVLLIVAALDEPTLALLHDEARAAGLDVLVEVHDASEVAAATRIDADVVGVNARDLRTFELDRDGFARLRSQLADGVLAVAESGVRDAADVRRAAEEGADAVLVGETLVRARDPRAAVVELVAAGAGRPTSGGSSDATSDAGAERLADGAARTDVAGRTDPSEQE; translated from the coding sequence ATGACGACCTACCTCGATGGGTTGCTCGCCGGCGCGCGCCGTCGCGTCGACGAGGCGCGTGCGCGGGAACCACTCGAGGCGTTGCGCGAGCGGGCGCGCGAGGCGCCGCGCGGACCGGCCTTCCGCGAAGCCCTGGCCGGATCAGGTGTGTCGGTCATCGCCGAGGTGAAGCGTGCGTCGCCGTCGAAGGGGACCATCGCCGCCGACCTGAATGCGCCGACCCAGGCGGCCGCGTACGTCGCCGGTGGAGCGGCCGCGGTGTCGGTGCTGACCGAACCGGACCAGTTCGCCGGCAACCTGCTCGACCTCGCCGATGTCGCCGCCCTCGGCGTCCCCGCGCTGCGCAAGGACTTCCTGGTCGATCCCTACCAGGTGTGGGAGGCCAGGGCGGCTGGTGCGGCGGCCGTGCTGCTCATCGTGGCGGCGTTGGACGAGCCAACCCTCGCGTTGCTGCACGACGAGGCACGTGCCGCCGGCCTCGACGTGCTCGTCGAGGTGCACGACGCCAGCGAGGTCGCGGCCGCGACCCGTATCGACGCGGACGTCGTTGGCGTGAATGCACGGGACCTGCGGACCTTCGAACTCGACCGCGACGGGTTCGCGCGCCTGCGGTCGCAACTGGCCGACGGCGTCCTGGCGGTCGCCGAGTCCGGCGTCCGCGACGCCGCCGACGTCCGTCGCGCGGCCGAGGAGGGCGCCGACGCGGTCCTGGTCGGCGAGACCCTGGTCCGCGCGCGTGACCCGCGTGCCGCCGTCGTCGAGCTGGTCGCGGCCGGCGCCGGGCGCCCGACCTCCGGGGGCAGTTCCGACGCCACCTCCGACGCCGGGGCCGAACGGCTTGCCGACGGCGCCGCCAGGACCGACGTCGCCGGCCGTACCGACCCATCGGAGCAGGAATGA
- the trpE gene encoding anthranilate synthase component I, protein MTVSPDRAEFVRLAATHGVVPVWREVLSDLHTPLSVYARLAGDGPSFLLESAEHGERWGRYSFVGTDPFLVLHGRDGDVSWEGTPPAAAADASGPLDALAKVTDAFRAPAVLDLPLHGGAVGYIGYDAVREVERIPDTGRDDLGLPDLAMMFPRHVVALDHLRQVLTVVTNVVVDAVAPDDLEAAYDAAVAATDAVVAQLSSSTTSLPAATPPLPDVAPADAPSNLEPGRYQAMVEAVKDYVAAGDTFQTVVSQRFSVPTGASAFDIYRVLRVINPSPYLYLLDLGAIGGVDGGLPTQIVGSSPEALVQVQDRHVETWPIAGTRPRGASPAEDRQHEQELLADAKERAEHVMLVDLARNDLGRVCDIGSVRVGDLMHVERYSHVMHLVSSVTGTLKDGLGPVDVVRAVFPAGTVSGAPKVRAMQIIDELEPTRRGPYAGAVGYVDFAGNVDTCITIRTVVLQDGTAHVQAGAGIVADSRPDAEERETRSKAGAVLAAVRAAEGLTADTAEGRR, encoded by the coding sequence GTGACCGTCAGCCCCGACCGTGCCGAGTTCGTCCGCCTCGCCGCAACGCACGGGGTGGTGCCGGTGTGGCGCGAGGTGCTCTCGGACCTGCACACGCCGCTGTCGGTGTACGCGAGGCTCGCCGGCGACGGCCCGAGCTTCCTGCTCGAGTCCGCCGAACACGGGGAACGCTGGGGCCGCTACTCGTTCGTCGGCACCGACCCGTTCCTGGTCCTGCACGGCCGCGACGGCGACGTGAGCTGGGAGGGCACGCCGCCCGCTGCCGCCGCCGACGCCAGCGGCCCGCTCGACGCGCTCGCGAAGGTCACGGACGCCTTCCGGGCGCCGGCGGTGCTCGACCTGCCTCTGCACGGCGGCGCGGTGGGCTACATCGGCTACGACGCCGTCCGTGAGGTCGAGCGCATTCCGGACACGGGCCGTGACGACCTCGGCCTGCCCGACCTCGCCATGATGTTCCCGCGGCACGTGGTCGCGCTCGACCACCTGCGGCAGGTGCTGACCGTGGTCACCAACGTCGTCGTCGACGCGGTGGCCCCCGATGATCTCGAGGCTGCCTACGACGCGGCGGTCGCGGCCACCGACGCCGTGGTCGCACAACTGTCGTCGTCGACGACGTCGCTGCCCGCCGCCACGCCACCCCTGCCCGACGTCGCGCCGGCCGATGCGCCGAGCAACCTCGAACCGGGCCGGTACCAGGCGATGGTCGAGGCCGTCAAGGACTACGTCGCGGCCGGCGACACCTTCCAGACCGTGGTCAGCCAGCGTTTCAGCGTGCCGACCGGCGCCAGCGCCTTCGACATCTACCGCGTCCTCCGGGTCATCAACCCCTCGCCCTACCTGTACCTGCTCGACCTCGGTGCGATCGGCGGTGTCGACGGCGGTCTGCCGACCCAGATCGTCGGCTCCTCGCCCGAGGCGCTGGTCCAGGTCCAGGACCGCCACGTCGAGACCTGGCCGATCGCCGGCACGCGCCCCCGGGGTGCCTCACCGGCCGAGGACCGTCAGCACGAGCAGGAACTGTTGGCCGACGCCAAGGAGCGCGCCGAGCACGTCATGCTCGTCGACCTCGCCCGCAACGATCTCGGGCGCGTCTGCGACATCGGCAGCGTCCGCGTCGGCGACCTGATGCACGTCGAGCGCTACAGCCACGTCATGCACCTGGTGAGTTCGGTCACCGGAACGCTCAAGGACGGGCTCGGCCCGGTCGACGTCGTGCGCGCCGTGTTCCCGGCGGGCACCGTCAGCGGTGCGCCGAAGGTCCGCGCGATGCAGATCATCGACGAGCTCGAGCCGACCCGCCGCGGCCCCTACGCCGGCGCCGTCGGTTACGTCGACTTCGCCGGAAACGTCGACACCTGCATCACGATCCGCACGGTCGTGCTGCAGGACGGCACCGCCCACGTGCAGGCGGGTGCCGGCATCGTCGCCGACTCGAGGCCGGACGCCGAGGAACGCGAGACGCGTAGCAAGGCCGGTGCCGTGCTCGCCGCCGTCCGGGCCGCCGAAGGGCTCACGGCCGACACGGCGGAGGGTCGACGATGA
- the hisI gene encoding phosphoribosyl-AMP cyclohydrolase — protein sequence MHEAVGVDDLRFDERGLIPAVVQQHDTGEVLMVAWMNAEALARTHELGETVFYSRSRAALWHKGATSGNTQRVVELRVDCDADTLLVLVDQGDTGVACHTGERTCFHRQPTFSRSDPT from the coding sequence ATGCACGAAGCGGTCGGGGTCGACGACCTGCGCTTCGACGAGCGTGGCCTGATCCCGGCGGTCGTGCAGCAGCACGACACCGGCGAGGTGCTGATGGTGGCGTGGATGAACGCCGAGGCGCTGGCGCGCACCCACGAGCTGGGCGAGACGGTGTTCTACAGCCGGTCCCGTGCGGCGCTGTGGCACAAGGGCGCGACGTCGGGGAACACGCAGCGCGTCGTGGAACTGCGGGTCGACTGTGACGCGGACACCCTGCTCGTCCTCGTGGACCAGGGGGACACCGGCGTGGCGTGTCACACCGGCGAGCGCACGTGCTTCCACCGCCAGCCGACCTTCTCGAGGAGCGACCCGACGTGA